In a genomic window of Acidobacteriota bacterium:
- a CDS encoding PQQ-binding-like beta-propeller repeat protein, whose product MKILAFLRRAVPLATLILVALALVWIWGVGERTGQDRVMTTSLVVLLTLLVGILWLVLLSGWRWYRRLLALLVLVGAVGLIVSSVRVVGVTGDLVPILDWKWGDSQRATVRLEVPPPRDLGEISFPQFLGPRRDATVTEVALATDWQARPPEEIWRRPVGEGWSAFAVGDGLAVTQEQHDDEERVVAYRLESGEEVWSHGYAARYASPIAGVGPRATPTLAGGRVFTVGATGRVTALQLADGSLLWSRDLFAELQAPLPEWGVAGSPLVVDDLVVVSVGGSNRRSLVALDAATGELRWSGGDDRAGYSSPVRVNLAGMEQILSFNQASMTAHDPADGTVLWSVEWPPAQPNVAQPLVLPPDRVLLSTGYGQGSRLYRIGRSADGEWQPEMLWKSPRLKAKFTTIVSARGAIFGLDDGTLVSLDPETGERHWKRGRYGHGQTLLVGDVLLIVTEKGEVVLVVADPTGHRELARMQALSGKTWNNPALAGPYLLVRNNREAVCYRLPLTAAGDLPVTPIPREESES is encoded by the coding sequence ATGAAAATCCTCGCCTTCCTTCGCCGCGCTGTTCCCCTGGCCACCCTGATCCTGGTGGCGCTGGCCCTGGTGTGGATCTGGGGCGTCGGCGAACGCACCGGCCAAGACCGAGTGATGACCACCAGCCTGGTGGTCTTGCTGACGCTGTTGGTGGGAATCCTCTGGCTGGTTCTGCTCTCCGGCTGGCGTTGGTACCGTCGTTTGCTGGCGCTGCTGGTGTTGGTCGGGGCGGTGGGCCTCATCGTGTCGTCGGTTCGGGTGGTCGGCGTGACCGGCGATCTGGTGCCGATCCTCGACTGGAAGTGGGGCGACTCGCAGCGCGCCACGGTACGTCTCGAGGTGCCGCCGCCGCGCGATCTCGGCGAGATCAGCTTCCCGCAATTCCTCGGTCCGCGGCGCGACGCCACCGTCACCGAGGTCGCTCTGGCCACCGACTGGCAGGCGCGGCCGCCGGAGGAGATCTGGCGGCGACCGGTGGGAGAGGGCTGGTCGGCCTTCGCGGTCGGCGATGGCCTGGCCGTCACCCAAGAGCAACACGACGACGAGGAGCGGGTGGTGGCTTACCGGCTGGAGAGCGGTGAGGAGGTCTGGTCCCACGGCTACGCGGCGCGCTACGCCAGCCCGATCGCCGGGGTCGGTCCACGGGCGACGCCGACTCTCGCCGGCGGGCGGGTCTTCACCGTCGGCGCCACCGGCCGGGTCACCGCATTGCAACTGGCCGATGGCTCGCTGCTGTGGTCGCGCGATCTCTTCGCCGAGCTGCAGGCGCCGCTGCCGGAATGGGGCGTCGCCGGCTCGCCGCTGGTGGTCGACGACCTGGTGGTGGTGAGTGTTGGAGGCTCCAACCGGCGCTCCCTGGTGGCCCTCGATGCCGCCACCGGTGAGCTGCGCTGGAGCGGCGGCGACGACCGCGCCGGATACTCCTCGCCGGTGAGGGTGAATCTCGCCGGGATGGAGCAGATCCTGTCCTTCAATCAGGCCTCGATGACGGCCCATGATCCGGCCGACGGAACCGTCCTGTGGAGTGTCGAGTGGCCACCGGCTCAGCCCAACGTCGCCCAGCCCTTGGTGCTCCCGCCGGATCGGGTGCTGCTGTCGACCGGCTACGGCCAGGGCAGTCGCCTCTACCGCATCGGGCGCTCGGCGGACGGCGAGTGGCAGCCGGAGATGCTCTGGAAGTCGCCCCGGCTGAAGGCCAAGTTCACCACCATCGTGAGCGCTCGCGGTGCCATCTTCGGGCTCGACGACGGCACCCTGGTGAGCCTCGATCCGGAAACCGGCGAGCGCCACTGGAAGCGTGGCCGCTACGGCCACGGCCAGACCCTGCTGGTGGGCGACGTGCTGTTGATCGTCACCGAGAAGGGCGAGGTGGTCCTGGTGGTCGCCGATCCCACCGGTCATCGGGAGCTGGCTCGGATGCAGGCCCTGTCGGGCAAGACCTGGAACAACCCGGCGCTCGCCGGTCCGTATCTCTTGGTGCGCAACAACCGTGAGGCGGTTTGCTATCGGCTGCCCCTCACCGCGGCGGGGGATCTTCCCGTCACGCCGATTCCACGGGAGGAGAGTGAGTCATGA
- a CDS encoding alcohol dehydrogenase family protein produces the protein MRGLIFHDVESVAYERLPDPALEEPTDAIVQVDLAGLCGSDLHVYHGRERGLDTGTILGHELLGEIVAVGAEVSRFRVGDRVVSPFTTSCGACFYCHRGLTCRCERGQLYGWVEGGHGLHGAQAELVRVPLADSTLVAVPPEADDDVALFTGDILATGFFCAELAAFEPGAVVVVLGCGPVGLMAAVAACELEAGRVFAVDGVAGRRELAARLGAEPLPLGESTRDLVLEATAGRGADAVLEAVGSADASRLAVDLLRPGGTLAAVGVHNEPTFAFTPAEAYDKNLTFRTGRCPARAYMDRLVPLVAAGKYELSAIISHRLPLAEGAAAYELFASRAPGCNKILLRPGG, from the coding sequence ATGCGCGGATTGATCTTTCACGACGTCGAGTCGGTCGCCTATGAACGGCTGCCCGATCCCGCTCTCGAAGAGCCGACGGACGCCATCGTTCAGGTCGACCTGGCGGGCCTCTGCGGATCCGACCTACACGTCTACCACGGCCGCGAGCGCGGCCTCGACACCGGCACCATTCTCGGCCATGAGCTTCTCGGCGAGATCGTCGCGGTGGGAGCGGAGGTGAGCCGGTTCCGAGTCGGGGACCGCGTGGTGAGCCCCTTCACCACCAGCTGCGGCGCCTGCTTCTACTGCCACCGCGGTCTCACCTGTCGCTGCGAACGAGGTCAGCTCTACGGCTGGGTGGAGGGCGGCCACGGGCTGCACGGCGCCCAGGCGGAGCTGGTGCGAGTGCCGCTGGCCGACTCCACCCTGGTGGCCGTCCCACCGGAAGCGGACGACGACGTGGCCCTGTTCACCGGCGACATCCTGGCGACCGGCTTCTTCTGTGCCGAGCTCGCCGCCTTCGAGCCCGGCGCCGTCGTGGTGGTCCTGGGCTGCGGGCCGGTGGGGTTGATGGCGGCGGTGGCGGCCTGCGAGCTCGAGGCCGGCCGGGTCTTCGCCGTCGACGGCGTCGCCGGACGGCGCGAGCTGGCGGCGCGCCTCGGCGCCGAGCCCCTGCCCCTCGGAGAATCCACCCGCGACCTCGTCCTCGAGGCCACTGCCGGCCGCGGCGCCGACGCCGTCCTCGAAGCCGTCGGTAGCGCCGACGCCAGCCGTCTGGCGGTCGACCTGCTGCGTCCCGGTGGCACCCTCGCCGCGGTCGGCGTGCACAACGAGCCAACCTTCGCCTTCACCCCCGCCGAGGCCTACGACAAGAACCTCACTTTCCGCACCGGCCGCTGCCCGGCAAGGGCTTACATGGATCGCCTGGTACCGCTGGTGGCGGCGGGCAAGTACGAGCTGTCGGCGATCATCTCCCATCGCCTGCCGCTGGCCGAGGGGGCCGCCGCCTACGAGCTCTTCGCCTCCCGCGCCCCGGGCTGCAACAAAATCCTGCTACGCCCCGGGGGGTGA
- a CDS encoding TAXI family TRAP transporter solute-binding subunit, producing MMRWIPRSVVLSLALVFLLGGLVACGGGAGDESSQASASDERRFLSVGTAPPGGTFFVVGGALAEVLAEHGGAGWRVTAEATKGTQENIRRLARGELDLALANAAISYFAVRGEGRWDEAMPIRSLLTLAPNVALFVTPGDSGIEQIEDLRGKRVVVGPAGAGFEHFVEPILAAHGLTYDDFTPLNATQNGAVDLMADGAADAAVLGGGVPTPSITQAAASREIHFLPFTPERRNELIAGYPFFAAATIPAETYRGQSTDFEGLDVGSMHLIASADMDDETAYQIVRTLWEQRDKVAERHPVGRAIRPGSAQRDTGTPYHPGAIRFYREAGLWPEE from the coding sequence ATGATGCGGTGGATCCCTCGTAGTGTCGTTCTGTCTCTCGCCCTGGTGTTCCTGCTCGGCGGTTTGGTCGCTTGTGGTGGCGGCGCCGGGGACGAAAGCTCGCAGGCTTCCGCCTCGGACGAGCGGCGATTCCTTTCGGTCGGAACCGCACCTCCCGGAGGCACCTTCTTCGTGGTCGGAGGGGCGCTGGCGGAAGTCCTCGCCGAGCACGGTGGCGCCGGCTGGCGGGTGACCGCCGAAGCCACCAAGGGCACTCAGGAGAACATTCGTCGGCTGGCCCGCGGCGAGCTCGATCTGGCCCTCGCCAATGCCGCGATCAGCTATTTCGCGGTGCGCGGCGAAGGCCGTTGGGATGAGGCCATGCCGATTCGCTCGCTGTTGACCCTGGCCCCCAACGTCGCCCTCTTCGTCACCCCCGGCGACTCTGGAATCGAGCAGATCGAGGATCTGCGCGGCAAGCGCGTGGTGGTGGGTCCTGCCGGCGCCGGCTTCGAGCACTTCGTCGAGCCGATTCTGGCGGCTCACGGCCTGACCTACGACGATTTCACTCCCCTCAACGCCACCCAGAATGGCGCCGTCGACCTGATGGCCGACGGTGCCGCCGACGCCGCCGTCCTCGGCGGCGGAGTGCCGACGCCGTCGATCACCCAAGCGGCGGCCTCGCGCGAGATTCACTTCCTGCCCTTCACGCCGGAGCGCCGCAATGAGCTGATCGCCGGCTATCCGTTCTTCGCCGCGGCCACCATTCCCGCCGAGACCTACCGCGGCCAGAGCACCGACTTCGAGGGCCTCGACGTCGGTTCGATGCACCTCATCGCTTCCGCCGACATGGACGACGAGACCGCCTACCAGATCGTGCGCACTCTCTGGGAGCAGCGCGACAAGGTGGCCGAGCGTCACCCGGTGGGCCGCGCCATCCGGCCGGGGTCGGCGCAACGCGACACCGGCACCCCCTACCACCCTGGAGCGATTCGCTTCTACCGGGAGGCGGGCCTCTGGCCGGAGGAGTAG
- a CDS encoding CD225/dispanin family protein, with protein MMYCTSCGRALEEDVVTCPSCLNAVAYNGPRPTVRSWLVESILMCFCCCTPLGIPAIVFAAQVKPKLDHGDYQGAEMSSRYAKNLCLVGFGLWALGALAYGILILIALVTEGA; from the coding sequence ATGATGTACTGCACATCCTGCGGACGAGCCCTCGAAGAAGACGTCGTCACCTGTCCGAGCTGCTTGAACGCGGTGGCCTACAACGGTCCGCGACCGACGGTGCGGAGCTGGCTGGTCGAGTCCATCCTGATGTGTTTCTGTTGCTGCACGCCGCTGGGCATTCCGGCGATCGTCTTCGCCGCCCAGGTCAAGCCCAAGCTCGATCATGGCGACTACCAGGGGGCCGAGATGTCGTCCCGCTACGCCAAGAACCTCTGCTTGGTCGGGTTCGGACTGTGGGCTCTGGGTGCCCTGGCCTACGGCATTCTCATCCTCATTGCGCTGGTCACCGAGGGTGCCTGA
- a CDS encoding sigma-70 family RNA polymerase sigma factor translates to MTTIHLDDKILVQRMLAGQDPAFEEFFGHYFPSLYRFALTRLGGDADLAEEIVQASLCRAISKLVTYRGEAPLFSWLCTFCRREISATAPRRRAAYPLIEDLPEVRAALESLIAAEGDGPEARLEAREVARFVQAVLDRLPRRYGQVLTWKYMQDRSVREIAARLGVGPKAAESLLTRARRAFRDSLNAARDLGPGRLGLAEEASP, encoded by the coding sequence ATGACGACGATCCATCTCGACGACAAGATTCTGGTCCAGCGCATGCTCGCGGGCCAGGATCCTGCCTTCGAGGAGTTCTTCGGACACTACTTTCCCAGCCTCTATCGCTTCGCCCTGACACGGCTCGGTGGTGATGCCGATCTCGCCGAAGAGATCGTTCAGGCGTCCCTCTGCCGGGCCATCTCCAAGCTCGTTACCTACCGTGGCGAAGCGCCCCTCTTCAGTTGGCTGTGTACCTTCTGCCGTCGCGAGATCAGCGCCACGGCGCCGCGACGACGCGCCGCTTACCCGCTGATCGAAGATCTCCCCGAAGTGCGGGCCGCCCTCGAGTCACTGATCGCCGCCGAGGGCGATGGTCCCGAGGCTCGGCTCGAGGCGCGGGAGGTCGCTCGCTTCGTTCAGGCGGTACTCGATCGCCTGCCGCGGCGCTACGGCCAGGTATTGACCTGGAAGTACATGCAGGATCGCTCGGTGAGGGAGATCGCGGCACGGCTGGGAGTCGGTCCCAAGGCTGCCGAGTCGCTGCTGACCCGGGCCCGCCGCGCTTTTCGCGACAGCTTGAACGCCGCCCGCGACCTGGGTCCGGGCAGGCTCGGCCTCGCCGAGGAGGCATCCCCATGA
- a CDS encoding DUF2911 domain-containing protein, with product MNIQRKSLWAVGIMALALLTAPAAVAQLQGMPEASPDASVSQVIGVSKITIDYHRPAVRGRTIMGALVPNDQVWRAGANENTTITFSDPVKVEGESLAAGTYGLHMIPGEKDWTVIFSTNSTSWGSFSYDQEEDALRVTAQAEKASFEERVTFGFDSLDNDSGRVYVHWEETKVPFEVEFDTTALALAEIRNQLRSRAGFDWRGFVAAANFCLQNDTNLEEALQWADQAIARQENFNTLFVKGRLLQRMGDGEAEAMMAKALPLGNEQQVNFAGYQYLQAGQVERAIEIFQKNVDDHPESWNVYDSLGEAYGAKGDTQSSRRLYQKALEMAPENQKPRIEGILNSMS from the coding sequence ATGAACATCCAGAGGAAAAGCCTGTGGGCTGTCGGCATCATGGCCCTTGCCCTGCTCACCGCGCCGGCCGCCGTGGCCCAGCTTCAGGGCATGCCCGAGGCGAGTCCCGATGCCAGCGTGAGCCAGGTCATCGGCGTGTCCAAGATCACCATCGACTATCACCGCCCGGCGGTTCGTGGCCGCACCATCATGGGCGCCCTGGTGCCCAACGATCAGGTTTGGCGTGCCGGCGCCAACGAGAACACCACCATCACCTTCAGCGATCCCGTCAAGGTCGAGGGTGAAAGCCTGGCGGCCGGCACCTACGGCCTCCACATGATCCCCGGGGAAAAGGACTGGACGGTCATTTTCTCGACCAACTCGACCTCCTGGGGCAGCTTCTCCTACGACCAGGAGGAAGATGCCCTGCGGGTGACCGCTCAGGCCGAGAAGGCGTCCTTCGAAGAGCGCGTCACCTTTGGTTTCGACAGCCTCGACAACGATTCCGGTCGGGTCTACGTCCACTGGGAGGAGACCAAAGTGCCCTTCGAGGTGGAGTTCGACACCACCGCCCTGGCGCTGGCCGAGATTCGCAATCAGCTGCGGTCGCGGGCCGGCTTCGACTGGCGGGGCTTCGTGGCGGCGGCAAACTTCTGCTTGCAGAATGACACCAACCTCGAGGAGGCGCTGCAGTGGGCCGACCAGGCCATCGCCCGCCAGGAGAACTTCAACACCTTGTTCGTCAAGGGCCGCCTGCTGCAGCGGATGGGCGACGGCGAAGCCGAGGCCATGATGGCGAAGGCCCTGCCGCTGGGTAACGAGCAGCAGGTCAACTTCGCCGGCTACCAGTATCTGCAGGCCGGCCAGGTCGAGCGCGCCATCGAGATCTTCCAGAAGAACGTCGACGATCACCCCGAGTCCTGGAACGTTTACGACAGCCTGGGCGAGGCCTATGGCGCCAAGGGCGACACTCAGTCCTCCCGTCGCCTCTACCAGAAGGCTCTCGAGATGGCACCCGAGAACCAGAAGCCTCGCATCGAGGGCATTCTGAACTCGATGAGCTGA
- a CDS encoding M23 family metallopeptidase: MHLHARIFISSLLLFSALAVPAVAQPNVDILDIQPRQFGAAQAFPLAAPSSTGDRSFEISLDAQIRNNEPDAVSISGADLVFGAGFTPSTASLFNNLMMQCGGGSVTAVTTSAVIQPGQTCRLLLTDDPRLTPWVPEWVTLNLFFNGEDQKPVTETFQTVVYANDQPRGGFLFPASVDDLAEGEFWSTRSTGIANSHRQSARQMFSYDAGVVRWDDATSAWVDRHPLSDGETNNGDENQDWLVWGKPIYAMADGVVVSCTDGIADNVPGVRGNTSNSFVIDHGDERASYLHLMQNTTNGAICFAGANVQAGDFLGLAGNSGWSTAPHLHIHIDRSGQGFPLLFRDTFIVERDGFTDPQGNADWQYVDGLGMPWEVLAIWPSPLRRRDRLVVAPGSDLEILDLSSDTVVTAMKDAGGNLDVRTFGRIGNGDLVDLEVDGGGGFKQVAMAKPSVTTDFVTAVRTNTDNLKMIAWNSNLDRDSSWTAGPVTDVAITPSPHLPGVVTATRSSAGNLEVIGWDVSPWNDLQKGGKDQGVAVSDVAIATGSNFAGVVTASRSSGGKLVIDSWEVAENEVLVDWRDQWVGGDITDVEIAYLRTLPGRDRLVTAARTAAGNLLVTAWDVYADGSILEVSQAGAGPVSDFSISDGGDFHVLTAVRTASGDFKLIGWEIAVDGTISRHGEAPGGAISEVALGKAMFVNPTNRRQAVTAVRDSNGDLRLTSWEVALEPGP; encoded by the coding sequence ATGCATCTTCATGCTCGGATTTTCATATCTTCACTGCTTCTCTTCAGCGCCCTCGCGGTTCCCGCCGTGGCGCAGCCGAACGTCGATATCCTCGACATCCAGCCGCGCCAATTCGGTGCTGCCCAAGCCTTTCCGCTGGCAGCGCCGAGCTCGACCGGCGATCGCAGCTTCGAGATCTCCCTCGACGCTCAGATTCGCAACAATGAGCCGGACGCGGTTTCGATCAGCGGTGCCGATCTCGTCTTCGGTGCCGGGTTCACTCCCAGCACCGCCAGTCTGTTCAACAACCTGATGATGCAGTGCGGTGGCGGCTCGGTCACCGCCGTCACCACCAGCGCGGTCATCCAACCGGGCCAGACCTGTCGCTTGCTGCTCACCGACGACCCTCGGCTGACGCCTTGGGTGCCGGAGTGGGTGACCCTCAACCTGTTCTTCAACGGCGAGGACCAGAAGCCGGTGACGGAGACCTTCCAGACGGTGGTCTACGCCAACGACCAGCCGCGGGGTGGATTTCTGTTTCCGGCCTCGGTCGATGATCTCGCGGAGGGCGAGTTCTGGTCCACCCGCAGCACCGGCATCGCCAATTCGCACCGCCAGAGCGCTCGTCAGATGTTTTCCTACGACGCCGGCGTGGTGCGCTGGGACGACGCCACCTCGGCCTGGGTCGATCGTCATCCACTGAGCGATGGCGAGACCAACAACGGCGACGAGAACCAGGACTGGCTGGTCTGGGGCAAGCCGATCTATGCGATGGCCGATGGCGTGGTGGTGAGCTGCACCGACGGCATTGCCGACAACGTGCCGGGGGTGCGCGGCAACACCTCGAACAGCTTCGTCATCGATCACGGCGACGAGCGGGCGAGCTACCTGCATCTGATGCAGAACACCACCAACGGCGCGATTTGCTTTGCCGGCGCCAATGTCCAGGCCGGAGACTTTCTCGGCTTGGCGGGCAACTCCGGCTGGTCGACGGCGCCCCACCTCCACATCCACATCGACCGCTCCGGCCAGGGCTTCCCGCTGCTCTTCCGGGACACCTTCATCGTCGAGCGCGATGGCTTCACGGACCCCCAGGGCAATGCCGACTGGCAGTACGTCGATGGTCTCGGCATGCCGTGGGAGGTGCTCGCCATCTGGCCCTCGCCGCTGCGTCGGCGGGATCGTCTGGTGGTGGCGCCGGGGAGCGACCTCGAGATCCTCGATCTCAGCTCGGACACGGTGGTGACGGCCATGAAGGACGCCGGCGGCAACCTCGACGTGCGCACCTTCGGTCGGATTGGAAACGGTGACCTCGTCGACCTCGAGGTCGACGGGGGCGGCGGCTTCAAGCAGGTGGCGATGGCGAAGCCGTCGGTGACCACCGACTTCGTCACCGCCGTTCGCACCAATACCGACAACCTCAAGATGATCGCCTGGAACAGCAACCTGGACCGCGACAGCAGCTGGACCGCCGGACCGGTGACGGATGTCGCCATCACGCCCTCGCCGCATTTGCCGGGGGTGGTGACGGCGACCCGCAGCAGTGCCGGCAACCTCGAGGTGATCGGCTGGGACGTCAGCCCCTGGAACGATCTCCAGAAGGGTGGCAAGGATCAGGGGGTGGCGGTCAGCGATGTCGCCATCGCCACCGGCTCGAACTTCGCGGGCGTGGTGACGGCGTCACGCAGCAGCGGTGGCAAGCTGGTCATCGATTCCTGGGAAGTGGCCGAGAACGAGGTGCTGGTGGACTGGCGGGACCAGTGGGTCGGCGGCGACATCACGGATGTCGAGATCGCCTATCTGCGGACTCTTCCCGGCCGCGATCGCCTGGTGACCGCGGCTCGTACCGCCGCCGGCAACCTCTTGGTGACGGCTTGGGATGTCTATGCGGACGGCTCCATCCTGGAGGTTTCGCAGGCCGGTGCCGGCCCGGTGAGCGACTTCTCGATCTCCGACGGCGGTGACTTCCACGTCCTGACGGCGGTGCGCACCGCCAGCGGCGACTTCAAGCTGATCGGCTGGGAGATCGCCGTCGACGGCACCATCAGCCGTCACGGCGAGGCCCCCGGCGGGGCGATCTCGGAGGTCGCCCTCGGCAAGGCCATGTTCGTCAATCCGACCAACCGTCGCCAGGCGGTGACGGCGGTGCGGGACTCGAACGGCGACCTCCGCCTGACCTCCTGGGAAGTGGCTCTCGAGCCTGGACCTTAG
- a CDS encoding FecR family protein produces the protein MTREKRRAGAGQDQIARLLRAVPQPEEAPSEVRQRVHRAVREEWRGLLRHRRRRRWQLTLAAAALALAIVGVWIASGPWRPGTASSTVVATVEAMSGSVAVAGEALRFGEELMADAVVATTPSGRAALRLAGGQSLRLDVDSRVRLSSDRELHLERGALYLDSAGVDADELAVHTGFGVVRNLGTQFEVRLAQDALRVRVREGRVRVEQGRRRLEAGVGDELVLARDGAVRRAAIALHGAPWSWNLEIAPRFDLEGRKLREFLDWASRETGWRLEYADPGLERRAREITLHGDLRGLTPDVALPVILQSSGLSHQRTDGVVRIEEGGVR, from the coding sequence ATGACCCGTGAGAAACGTCGCGCCGGTGCCGGTCAGGACCAGATCGCACGGCTACTGCGCGCCGTGCCCCAGCCGGAGGAAGCGCCGTCGGAGGTTCGGCAGCGAGTCCACCGAGCGGTGCGCGAGGAGTGGCGCGGCCTGCTGCGTCACCGTCGCCGTCGTCGTTGGCAGCTCACCTTGGCGGCCGCGGCCCTGGCGTTGGCGATCGTCGGCGTTTGGATCGCCAGCGGACCGTGGCGTCCGGGCACCGCCTCTTCCACCGTCGTGGCGACGGTGGAGGCGATGAGCGGATCGGTGGCGGTGGCCGGCGAGGCCCTGCGCTTCGGCGAAGAGCTGATGGCCGATGCGGTGGTGGCGACGACCCCTTCCGGTCGCGCCGCCCTGCGCCTCGCCGGTGGTCAATCTCTGCGCCTGGATGTCGATTCTCGCGTCCGCCTGAGCTCCGATCGCGAGCTTCACCTCGAGCGTGGTGCCCTCTATCTCGACTCCGCCGGCGTGGATGCCGACGAGCTCGCGGTCCATACCGGCTTCGGCGTGGTGCGCAACCTCGGAACCCAGTTCGAGGTGCGGCTGGCCCAGGACGCCCTGCGGGTGCGGGTGCGCGAGGGCCGGGTGCGGGTGGAGCAGGGCCGGCGGAGGCTCGAGGCCGGGGTCGGCGACGAGTTGGTCTTGGCGCGCGATGGCGCCGTGCGGCGTGCTGCCATCGCCCTTCATGGCGCGCCTTGGAGCTGGAACCTGGAGATCGCGCCGCGCTTCGACCTCGAGGGTCGCAAGCTGCGCGAGTTCCTCGACTGGGCGAGTCGCGAGACCGGCTGGCGTCTCGAGTACGCCGATCCTGGCCTCGAGCGGCGCGCCCGCGAGATCACTCTGCACGGGGATCTGCGCGGCCTGACTCCGGATGTCGCTCTGCCGGTGATTCTCCAATCCAGTGGTCTCTCGCACCAGCGGACCGATGGCGTGGTGCGGATCGAAGAGGGAGGCGTCCGATGA
- a CDS encoding TRAP transporter fused permease subunit: MSGWLSRWRDGAALLLALFCLVEVNYPLLTPGGDLAVFALFGVVLAFLRPTADHRGAWVFPWAAAAFAVVGLYLLTQNEPFFESLWLGGRALGERAGAELPVDLIVGSLGLALVLLATVRSVGWPLPILAGIFLLYAAFGSSLPDALMPHRGYSWERIVSQTFLQSQGVFGVALRVMFRYVFLFLIFGAVLEASGATRYILDVVRRLFRGSSGAPAKVAVLSSGLLGSLSGSAVANTATTGTFTIPMMRSAGFAPRIAAGLEAAASSGGALMPPVMGAGAYMMLEIVQPAVTYVEILRAALLPAVLYYLSLLLIVHLFSRRQAATETAVEKEVGPDPGWRYEGLVFLGGFGALIAFLLSGTSIFRAVTLALAVVLALSFANRRTRLSWGALRTALAGAAHAGVALITAAGSVGVIIGVVTLTGLGTRLPAMILPLAEGNLLLALIAIMVSSIILGMGLPSAVCYLLMATLIGPVLGQLGVPALAAHLFIFYFGMMSMVTPPVALAAYAASSIAGSGLLESGLAAFRFALAGFTLPYLFVFRPELLMLAGDGGPATLGAIALAVCAALLGILPLVASVAGYLRFPLGPATRTLLMVAALLALFPPASGAGFSALNLVGAGLVVAVAAATLAGPRLVRL, from the coding sequence GTGAGCGGCTGGCTGTCCCGTTGGCGCGATGGGGCGGCCCTGCTGCTCGCCCTGTTCTGCCTCGTCGAGGTCAACTACCCGCTGCTCACCCCTGGCGGTGACCTGGCGGTGTTCGCCCTCTTCGGCGTCGTGCTGGCCTTCCTGCGGCCGACGGCCGACCACCGCGGCGCCTGGGTCTTTCCCTGGGCCGCCGCCGCTTTCGCCGTCGTCGGCCTCTACCTGCTGACTCAGAACGAGCCCTTCTTCGAGTCGCTCTGGCTGGGAGGCCGTGCCCTCGGCGAGCGCGCCGGTGCGGAGCTCCCGGTCGATCTGATCGTCGGCTCCCTCGGCTTGGCGCTGGTGCTCCTGGCGACGGTGCGCTCCGTCGGCTGGCCCTTGCCCATCCTGGCCGGCATCTTCCTCCTCTACGCCGCCTTCGGCAGCTCCCTGCCGGATGCCCTGATGCCCCATCGTGGCTACTCCTGGGAGCGCATCGTGTCGCAGACCTTCCTGCAGAGTCAGGGGGTTTTCGGCGTCGCCCTGCGGGTGATGTTCCGCTATGTCTTCCTGTTCCTGATCTTCGGTGCGGTACTCGAGGCCAGCGGCGCCACCCGCTACATTCTCGACGTGGTGCGGCGGTTGTTCCGGGGGAGCAGCGGCGCCCCGGCGAAGGTGGCCGTGCTGTCGAGCGGCCTGCTCGGCTCGCTCTCCGGCAGCGCCGTCGCCAACACCGCGACCACCGGGACCTTCACCATCCCGATGATGCGCTCGGCGGGCTTCGCGCCGCGCATCGCCGCCGGCCTCGAGGCCGCGGCCTCCTCCGGTGGAGCGCTGATGCCGCCGGTGATGGGAGCCGGCGCCTACATGATGCTCGAGATCGTCCAGCCGGCGGTCACCTATGTCGAGATTCTGCGGGCGGCGCTGCTGCCGGCGGTGCTCTACTACCTCTCCCTGCTGTTGATCGTGCACCTTTTCTCCCGGCGCCAGGCGGCGACGGAAACCGCCGTCGAGAAAGAAGTCGGCCCTGATCCCGGCTGGCGCTACGAAGGGTTGGTGTTCTTGGGTGGCTTCGGGGCGCTGATCGCCTTCCTGCTTTCCGGCACCAGCATCTTTCGCGCCGTCACCCTGGCCCTCGCCGTGGTGCTGGCTCTGTCCTTCGCGAATCGCCGCACCCGGCTCTCTTGGGGCGCCTTGCGAACCGCCTTGGCGGGCGCCGCCCATGCCGGCGTCGCCCTGATCACCGCCGCCGGCAGCGTCGGCGTGATCATCGGCGTGGTCACCTTGACCGGCCTCGGCACTCGCTTGCCGGCGATGATTCTGCCGCTCGCCGAAGGCAACCTGCTGCTCGCCTTGATCGCCATCATGGTGTCGTCGATCATCCTCGGCATGGGTCTGCCGTCGGCGGTTTGCTACCTGCTGATGGCGACGCTGATCGGGCCAGTGCTGGGACAGCTCGGAGTGCCGGCCCTCGCCGCCCACCTGTTCATCTTCTACTTCGGCATGATGTCGATGGTGACGCCGCCGGTGGCCCTGGCCGCCTACGCCGCCAGCTCGATCGCCGGCTCCGGCCTGCTGGAAAGCGGCCTGGCCGCCTTTCGCTTCGCGCTGGCCGGCTTCACCCTGCCCTATCTGTTCGTTTTCCGGCCGGAGCTCTTGATGCTCGCCGGCGATGGTGGTCCGGCGACACTGGGAGCCATCGCCCTGGCGGTGTGTGCGGCCCTCCTCGGCATCCTGCCGCTGGTGGCTTCGGTGGCCGGCTACCTGCGCTTTCCGCTCGGGCCGGCGACCCGCACCCTGCTGATGGTCGCCGCCCTCCTGGCGCTCTTCCCGCCGGCCTCGGGAGCCGGCTTCTCGGCCCTCAACCTGGTGGGGGCGGGCCTGGTGGTGGCGGTGGCGGCGGCCACCCTGGCGGGGCCTCGTCTCGTACGTTTGTAG